The nucleotide sequence TGTGCACTGCCTGCTCTGCGTCGGGGCGTTAGGAGTCACACTTGctccccacatgcacacacacagacacaccccttCTTTTCTAACCGTTTCTACCTCTTGGGCCTCCCAGGACACGCAGGCGGGCGAGTGGATGTTGCATGCCCTGTGCTGTTGATCTCCCGTaggtggtggggaggggtggggcacagagcaaaagaagaaggggagggcAGACCTTCTCCAGCTGGGATCTGCCAGGGAaaagctggagggagggagggcgagcATGATACTGCCAAATCCTCCAACCTCCCAGGCGCCAGCCAGATTAAACCACTTGCGACTCCTAGGCCCTAAAGGGTAGTCGTATTGCTGCCTGGCTTCCTTCTTGGTTGTGGTTCTGGTTGTTTTCTTCAAAATGTTACACGATGGGCAGCCTCAGTGTCAGTGAGTTAGGAGGTGAGATGGAGCAAGGCCTTTGGTTTCCCCCTGGTGGACCCTTCTTGATCACATGGAGGCACAAAATGTTGTGCCATATAAGATGCTTCTTGCAGAATAATGTTGCTCGAGTTCACCAGGGCTGTGGTCAAGGGAGGACAGGCAGTGCTGAGCTGATGCTGATGCCATTGTTTTCTGGAGCTCCTGCCCCTGTGTAGTTCCTTTGCATCTTCACAAGCCTGTCCGGTGAATGGATCTCCCACTGTGCATGAAGCCTGTGGCAGGGCCCTCCCTGCATGCTGGGTGTTGAACGTGATGCTGGGAATGGAGAGGTTCAGGAATGTTTCCTTTGAAAGCTCCAAAATTCAACTTCCCACTCAACATGTCTGAAGCCTGTGTGCTCCAAAGGGCTGTATGCCTAAAATGAGGAGATTAGGGCATTGCCAGACCTGGCATATGCAGGCAGGGTTTCCAGCCCATACTTTTTGGAGAATCTGGTCCAAAccctgattggcttttgtcagtCCTGAAACGTTCCTTGCGTCTCCAGTCCCAGGTTCCCTCCTGGGAGGAGGATATTTTGGTCCAAGGCCTGCCACTAACTCACTTTCTCTGTGCTTTGTGTCACCAGGTCAACAATGCCACGGCCCGGGTAATGACAAACAAGAAGGCAGCCAATCCCTACACAAATGGTAATGGAGTGAAGCTGTGGCCAGAGGGTGTGCTAGGCCAGAACTGGTCATTGCTGGAAGACTGGCAggccttttttataaaaaatatgctttctgtggtggggggggggcctttgtcAGGGCGTGGGCAGGCGTAGAACCTGACTTTGTAGTACATCCTGGGGAGGAGTACAGATGACAAAACTGGCTCGTTTGCTAGAAAGCTTGACCCAGAGCTCCTTAGGCCTTTCACCTAGGTCTCTGGCAGGTGGGGCTGGCAGTGAGAGCACAGGACAGGTATGGGCCAGGGTGTTGCTCTCACATCTCCTTGTTCTTCCTCTCCAGGCTGGAAACTGAACCCTGTGGTGGGCACCGTCTATGGCCCAGAGTTCTATGCAGGTAATGTCTGGATCAGACCAGGTCCCTGGGCAAGAGCTGCCCTTTAAATAAGCTGGCAAGGCAGCTAAGCCTTGGAGCAGAACAACCTATTCCTTTCTTGCTTGTTCCTGACGCAGATGCCTGTGACAAAACAAGAAGAGGGGGGCTGGGGGCAGGGTGCTATCCTTAGGACCTCAGTGAAACAGGCCAGAGGAGGAGTCATACTATGGAGCTCTTCTCAAGAGAGTGGAGCAGGAGGGGAGTTTTGGGTGCAGAAAGATTCCCAGAGGGTGTGTATATAACAGAGAAGAAAGGGTGGGATGAAGGCAGGTGTCCTCCTCCCAGGCACATGAGGATATTTCTCAGGACACCTGAAGAGGGGCACGCTCCTCGCTTCCTCCCTGGGGGATGGATCTCTCCTCTGCCACACAGAGGCGGACAGGCCAGGTCTGGCATCAGGAGAGGACTCTTCTGGGGGTGCTCATGGgggtttccttttctctcccacaGTGACAGGCTTTCCATACCCAGCCACAGGAACAGCGGTAGCGTACCGGGGGGCGCACTTACGGGGGCGGGGGCGCACAGTCTACAACACGTTCCGGGCAGCTCCCCCACCTCCGCCCATCCCCGCTTATGGAGCGTGAGTATTTGCCGCAGAGACGGGGGCCTTCGGAAGGCGGGCGGGGGGAGCCTTTGGGCTCTTTGGATGGAGACAACAGGCTATTGGTCTGCCCCCCACATTCCCCACGAGCAAGCCTCAGGGGAAACACTTCCCAGTTGCCCTGCCCTGACTACATCTCCAGCCATATTTGGGGCAAGCCCTGGCCTGCACCTGGCTGACTGCCCATTTCACCTAGAGAAAGGCGTCTGCGTTAGGCGTGCCTGTTTCAATAGGATAGCTGGCCATAGAAGTAACACTGTGACTAGCACACTCAGTAGGAAGACAGAAGGTATTCAGTAGCCATTTTGTCTTGGCTCTTTCAGAAGATGTGTCCGTTTGcctctttacatttttttattattttgcgaGGTGGAGGAATACAGGCAACTTCCCACTCGCGCAGGGGTTGCGTTGCAGGTCAGGGGTTGCATGCGTCAGCCCATTCCTTCCCCTTCCATGGCGCACACGCATGCCTTAGTAACGTGCAAACTGGTTGTTCCCTGTACAATCTCTTCTGTGTAGTGAAATAGAAACTGACAGTTATATATAAAGTgagggtttggtttggtttggttttaataCTGCGACTATGCAGATAATAGTGCTAAAGGAGTCCAGTGGGTGTGATTGCCAAACCCATGTACTTGCCGCATAGAAGACACTCATGTGGCATTTCGCATATCACAATCATCACACAGCTGGGAAAGCACACTGTGTAGTTGTgcacttcctcccccctccccccccccagcaagaacCCTCAACTTCTCTGCCCATCATAAATTATGCAAGCCAGTTGCGTTCATGCAGATGTGCTTtgcacaaaatatttatttgtatgctctAGTCTGAAACTGATTTGCGCAGTGTAGATTTTACTTATTGATTTATTTGGCAGCAAGGGAAACATGAGGGACAGCTGGGCAAGGAAAGACGGGAAGATCagaagagcccatctagtccagcatcctgttctcaccccggccaaccagatgcctgtgggaagcctgcaagcagtttccaggaactgctattcagaagcattgctgcctccaaaggTGGAGGTAGACGATGACTAGAGGCCATGTAGGATGGGACAGGTGGCCATAGTAGGCACAGAAGCTGCATCCTTTACAGACTCTTTCTATTCCCTACTGACAGAAGAGTTAGAAACTGGCTTCGTTTAGTATCTATACATGAGTAGTCATAGCATCCATGTGCATGCTTAAGCATGGAGCATATTCAAGTGGCTGCGGCCAGATTCCCCGAAGGAGCATCTGCTCCTTCTTGGTCATCCCACTTGCCTGTCAGGCAGATCGCCCCCATCCAGCTTGATGACTAGCACATTTGCATCTCCCCCGCCGTCGAGGCAGAGAGAGGCCATTAACAGCACTGAAAACCAGAGTCACAGAGGTCCGTTTGATGCCAGAGCCAGGGTTACCCTTTGAAACAAATGTGCAGTCGCACGGAATGGACTTCAAAGTGCCTCGCACGCAGCCATAAGTCACCATTGCATTTTGCTTCTTTCCTCTGCAGAGTGGTTTACCAGGATGGATTCTACGGTGCTGAAATTTATGTAAGTCCAGCCTTTCTCGATTTGCTCttacagggagagaaagagagagagagagagagagagagattcttgtTTGTTGACTTCCCAGTCCAAGCTGCAGTAGCCCACTGGCTGGTTCTCGTGCTACGCcactcctctcccacccccacaaacacacacgctGGTAAATAGGCACATGAGCTTCTGGGAAGGATATTTCATGTCTTGACAAATCCCACCTGCTCACTTGGTTAAGAGAGACGACCGGGCGAGGGATTTGCAGAGCCAGTGCTTGCAAATGCAACGCAAGCGCAAAGGATATTCTGCTTGGTCTCGGGGCATTGGGAAGCAGAGGAGGTAAGGCAGCAACTGTACACACCCACCCATCCGCTCTATCCCTTTTCATCAATCCCGAGTTCCTGCTTATGAGGTGTGTGCACCATTGactctcctcacccccacccccccaccccgccattgTAGAGTCCCCCATAGCAGCAAGGCAGTGAAGGAAATAGCTTGAAATAAGCTTCCCTGCATACATGCTGCGGGAGGACCACTGCAAAACAGCAGAGCATATTGGGACAGGGGTGGCGCTCAGGATCACACGCAGGTTCGACCTGCCAGTGTCCCTGTGCCTTCTACAGCTGCTCCCCCCCTAGGGCAGGATTTATTTGCTGGTCCAGTGTCAGCATGCTGTCTTCTAGCAGCATTTCCCCCTCCATATTTAAAGTGCTCTGGGCAATATTTCAGGCGCACACTGACGGATTTATCAGAGGCGACATCTCGTTAACACCGCCACCCGCCAGGGAGGTGACATTCTCTCCTCAGCATGTTTAATTTCTGCAGGTTAATGTTAGTGAGATCCCTGGGGAATGCTAATGAGACTGGTGTTGGGCTAGTCTGGTGGGGTGGCTGCATGCGTCCCTCCTGAGCTTGGTTAGCACCTGGGGTGCCCAGCTTCTTTGCTGAGAACCAGCCTCATGGCACAAGATGCCTCCTTTCCTGGTTGCCAGCACAGGCACCGCAGCCCTCGCAGTAACTTTTTGTCTCTCCTCTTTGCTCCAGGGGGGTTACGCAGCCTACAGATATGCTCAgccggcagcggcagcagcagcttaCAGTGACAGGTAAGCAGCCCTACCTGTTTATTAGTCCCGATCTTGCGGTTCATGGCCTGTTCCCCTGCCCAGTGTTATCAGCCAGCATCCTCGACAACAAGGATGAGGAAGGGTGCCCCTGCGCTGtccccaccagcaccaccagtTTACGGGGTCTGGATAGGGCACCCCAAGGAGTGAGGAAGGTGAGCCATCATTGCCTTCAGCAGGCAGTGTTCCCATCCTCTACAAACCCGCTTCTGCATCTGTGAGGGCCATTGCTCGACCTGTCTGGATATGAAACTCCAGGGCTCAGCagcacatagaattgtagagttggaagggtccctgaggatcatctaatccaaccctctgcaatgcaggaatatgcagctgtcccatacggggatcaaacctgcaaccttggcattatcagcaccacgctctaaccagctgagctatccagactcACTCTAGAATCTGACCTGACCCCTGGCTCTTATTATAATGTGCCTCCAATACCAGTTGTTCATGAGAATCAGCTTCATTCCTTTCACACCTATAGGAAacaatattttactttattttattttagtctagtctagtctagtctgGTGGACATGCCTAACTTCATATGGATATGGAGCAACTGTATGGAACATGACCAAGTTCTGTGGGGCCTGTTAGGCAGCCTCTTTTGCAGGGCAAAGCTCTGTGGTAACAAGGCAGCTATATTTAACCCTTCACGCTCCCCTCCTTCTAATATCCAAATTATGACAAAGGTGGCTGTGGAAAGCTGGAGGAAATATTATTTATCTGGTTATTAATTCACACTGATTAACATTCCCCTCACCCCTTTACTACCTTTGTCTTTTAGTATCCTATTAGAAATGCGGGTTGATTGTCATTTAATTAGTCTATCGGTGGAATATCAGGGAAACCGTTGAACAGTAACTACTTTTAGATCACTCCAACATGACAGTCTTCCTCCATGAAAGCATGCAGATGAAAAACATGAAGACAGaataaggggtggggtggggtggggtggggggttggggacCCATCCAGTTTTCCCAGGAAAGAGCTGCAAGCAACCTATTGGATTCTTGCCAGGTCCTTCTCATGAGTCTCCTGGAAAATATAAAtggaattttaaataaattatgatATAAAGTTTTCCACATCTATTGTTTCTCAACAAAGGGGAAAATGCATGTTTAGTTATTCTGCTTGGTTTAAAATGCCCACATTTTACTTAATGTATAGGCGTTCTAATGGttagggcagggggaggagaagctgTGTGTCCCTACAAACATTGCTGGGCTCAAACTCCCAccaggagttgtagcccagcaatatTTAGAGGGAGCggcaggttcccccacccctggttcAGAAGAATGGGCTCTGAGCTACAGTTTGGATCTCATTTAAGCCACAAGAGTGGTCTTAGGCGAATCCCAACATAATCTCAGCCCCCCATCTGCAATAAtgctggcctaccttacagggctgtgtCAAGCATTACTGAGATGGTTTATCTATTTAAAAGTGTTTATATACCTCTGTATCATAAAGCtatatcacagcagtttacagccatatgaaaacataaaaccaaacaataaaatcaaaagttaactttaaaattaaaattaacatCAACAGAGTGCAACAGGTGTAGTCTTAATTGCCTacataggcctggcagaacagaaaagttttcagcaggcatttaaaagttgtcACAAAAgacgcctgctgaatctctgttggcagcGTGTTCCATAGGACTGGGCTGGTGACACTGAAGGCTTCtcattgttgtcaaatgagcttcACCAACTCGGGGAACAACCAAAGACACTCCTGCATATGATCTCAGTGGTCCCTGAGGTGTCCTGGACCAATGTCGCTCAGGACTTTGTAAGTCAATCCatgaaccttgaacctggcttggtTAGCAGgtgtgcagctgttttaacaatggtgtgACATGttctagaatcatggaattgtagagttggaaaggaccctgaccAGAAGCCCCCATCCACAATCTGCCTACCACAAGCCTCCAATccagacccaagggcagccccacttaGAGCCCATTGCAGTATTCAAACCTCCAAGTTATCATTATGCACACAAAGTAATTTGAACTATAAATACTAAGCATTCTTAAAATCCCCTGAGCTTTTGCTGCTTTAAGACTTTAGCTGTTGAATATCAGTCTGGCAACTCCATTCTCCTTTTTGAGAATACTAGTCTAAAAACCCCTGGAATTAAGCTCTTTGTTCCTTCTCTTCCTCACACACAAAATCCTCTTATAATTTCTCCCTCTTGGTTCATATGATCCAATATTGCCAAAGGATCTACTCCAGTCCCTGTTCCCCATCCCCCCACACCCTTTCCTGTTTTCCAGAGGCAGCCAGGAAGCTATTCAGCCTTCATTTCCTGTGTGCCACACACAACCACTACTGTTCATCTCAATCCCCTTTTCCATCCGGTTGCCACACTGCAATTCACTCcgattcctcctccatctcctttTTCTAATAAGCACAGATACACAGCATCACAGACTTAATGTTGACCACCTAGGACAACATCTAGCCAGGGAAACTTTTCTAGCCCAGGGAGTGTTCAGAGGACCATTTTGCCCTGAGGATCCCTACTCCTGATCTAGGAtaagtgtgggaaacctttggcgcTCAGGATGTTGCTGAGTCACAGCTCCCATccgccccagcaagcatggccagtggccagggatgattggaactcagtgttcagcaacatctgacagGTCAAAGGTTCCCCCACAGCTGATCTGGGAGCTGGCCAGATTTTTTAGAAGCCCAAGTTGGGGTGCCTCTCCCTAGctagcttccctcctccttccctccctgggcTGCCAATGCCTTTGTTCTCTCAAGTCTGAGGAAGGGGCAGGAACTTTTCATTCTTCCCACGCCCATCACTTCTGGCCAAACGGGGGTTCCAGGCACATGCTTCTGTCTTGCACACctcgccaccccccaccctgcaatTGCCACTTTGCACCAGAGAAGCAATGCCCAGGGGACTGGAAACACAACTTGGGCATGTAATGTGTCATTCTGGACAGAGACCTGGGAGTTGTGCTGCCAGTGAGAGCGGGAGATACTCCGCAAGGTGGAACCGGAGCAGCAGTCCATGCCAGGGCAGCTCTTTCAGTTTGCAGCATGCCCACTGTCATCTGTGACAAGGCAGCACAGATGATGGGCAAGGGCTGGGCTTGAGCACGTGCTCCCGAATGCACATCTTGCAACCTATTTTAAGATGTGTTTCTTTTATGCTCTTTCAGTTCTTTTCAGATTTTGCGTATTTTCCCCTGCCCTCTGGTGCCAAGCAGAGAATTTCCCTTGTTTGCAACACTTTTCCAGTGGCCAGCCCTTGGTTGCTAGTAACGACTTCCTTCCCTTAGACCTTCTGAAGATGTTCAGGGGGAATTTCATCCGGGCTTAAGGAACCAGAGTGGTGGGAATGAAGATGCAGTTTGCACGTGGCTCACAAATCTTGGTGTATTCTAAGGGTGTCCAAAGTttgaagtgctctgtgtgtgtatatggagGAGACCGAAAGCTCGGTGGTGGGCTGTTTCCTTACAACTCAGAAAATAATCCTGCCATTTCTGTCGAGGTGtattataactttttttttttaactatgtaTGACATCCGGGGCCTGATTCATGATTTTCTTAACATTTAGGGTTGGCAACTCTGCGACCCCCCAGTTTCTAACGCTGCCCCCTGTGTTCGCTCCTAGTTATGGCCGAGTTTATGCAGCTGCAGATCCTTACCACCACACCATCGGCCCTGCTGCCACCTACAGCATTGGCACTATGGTAAGAGCCCTCCCTCCCACCTATTTGCGCGAGGGGCTGTCTGGGAAGCATGCCGCCTTGGGGCTGGGCTGGCCACTTAGGGTAAAAGAAGAGGGGGGTTGGGAGGCATCCACATTCACCCCGCAGCTGCAGCCGCCTCCTCAGCACTgtgcagggaaaggaagcctAAGGAGGAGAATCCCaagagtggggagggaaggacagaaacacacaacacacacagggCCTGGTGCAGAGCCTCCTGCTTTCGTGGCCACTAGGAAGGACATACAAAGGCCTGTTGCAAAATTCTTGGCTGTCACCAGGCTTCCTCCTATTTAGCCTTGATGCACTGCTCTGTAGGGAAAGCGGTCCAGAGCGGGCAGCATCTTGTCCAAGTGGAAGTGGCCATTTGCTCAGGAACCATTTCTGAAGGAGCAGCTAACTCTTAAGTAGAGAACTGGAGCAGGGCAGAGGGTGGGGTTGCTTGCACAGGCACACAGCCCAACGCCACTCCCTGCTACTCCcgatctcacacacacacactgccgcACCCGTTTCTTGCAGTGATGCCTCCTTGCAATCAGCTTTTACATACAACATCAAAGAGGAGAAACATCCAAGCCACCTTGCTTTACTAACCCTCCCCACCCAAGACACAAGCCCACCCCACGGTGTCAGTGCTTTCCCAGCAATAAAACAAGGAACGAATGGCCTTTGCAGCCATCTCGTGGGCTTAAGGAATTGGGTTCAGGCCTTTTGGgtgtcgggggtggggggagaggcagggCGGAAGATCCTGGGCTGGCTGAAGGGGAACTGAGGCTCGAGTGCAATCCATCTCTCTCCCCTTACTACTGAAATGGTCCATAGGAAACAGCTAAGTTCCAACCTTGAAAGctctcctttattttattttattttattttataaatgtaCACCAGCCTTATCCATCCATTATCCTCTGGACTTCCTGTGAGCCCAGGCCCACAGCAGCATTGCATGCTAGGAGTTGAGTCcaaccagcaccagcaccaccaccTAGTCCCCACCACAAAGCAAGGCCTCTGCCAGCCTTGGGGGTCTCAAGGGACCCCAGTCTTGGCTGAAATAACAGGGCAGGGATGGGCTGTGCCTCTCCTTTATACTGATTGGCTTTTTCTCCGTCTTTGATGTTGCAGGCTAGTCTATACCGAGGAGGGTACAGCCGCTTCACTCCCTACTAGCAAGACAGACCCAGCCCCTCCTCACAATAGTAACACTGACTGCTCCTTAGAAATCAAACCAAAATCAAATGGACATGGGCCCCCGCCCCACGCTGCTGGCCCTCGGCAGCCTAAACCACATATTTATTTACCTCAAGCTGCCTCTCATGCCTCACATCCCACCTGTCTCTGATGGTGTGCCGCcaagtttgttttcattttgcaaagcTACCAGCCAGGGGGTTGGGACAGGCGCCTGCTTCCACCAGaccaaacaaaaccaaacacCACCAGCAAGCAGAACCTCACGGAGAGCCTCCCTAGAGCCCACCCTGCTCCCAAGCTTTCCTGCCACGAGCCCCAGGGACATGTGGCACTCGAGATAGGCCCCCAGTCAGGCCCCCGCATTGTGCCGGGTGTTCAGGTCCTCacacaggggagggagggagcagttaAAAGAACTCAGGATGTTATCCCTCTCGGATGCAAACTGCCCAcgctcctcacacacacacacatgcaaggaCCACGTGGGCAGGGCCCCAAGCTGCTCCAGAATCCCAGCAGGTGCAGGCTGCAGTCCCAACCCGCCTTACGCTGCTTAGATGCACTCAGCCTCCAAGCAACAGCAGGGAGAATTTTGCTTCCTCTGCCTGCAGGAGTCGGAAGCTGCCCCCTTGTGGAGGAATGATGCGATGGGGCTGTGCCTCACCCTGCCGGGAGGTGGAAAACACCTTGCCAAGCATGCAGCAAGAGTGAGAATGTGTGGGGGAAGAGGGGACCCTGCAAGGAGCCCCTGCTCTCTAGGTTTATCAAACCACATGACTATCAATGTGAAGGAGCTGGTTGGGACCAGCCTCCTGGTGGGCTGAATGATCCCAGCTCCTTTGTTCATATCGGGAGCAGCCGTTCCATGTAGGAGGTGGGCAGCGCTCTGTGTGAGCAGATCTGGCACATACATCTGTACaagaaagggggcaggggagggcaCTTATGCAGAGACAGGAGGCGGGGCGGGTGCTGGGTGCTGGGAACTGAGTCCCAGGGTCCCACTTCCCAGCTCTAACATATATTTGGACCAGCACACCCCCAGAGAGCAGAAAGCCCTTCCCCGACTCCCTGCAACGCCGAGTCTTCCCCGCCTGCCACCTGCAGGTTGCTCCATGGAACGTTCTGCCTTTGTTTTCTGTTGTAGTGAAACCTTCTGCTGTTTCCTTCTGGGACCAGGAAGGgcacaaaaaaaattttttttaagcaaagcaacaaaacagttaCAAAACTTAACGAGCCAACAAAACAGTTACAAAACTAACAAGCCAAGCGACAGGCCATCCGGACGGAGCTCAAGCACTGGCCGACCGACCAACCCACCGACCGGGACGGATGGACGGCAGCCGCCCACAGACTCTGCAAAGCCGTCCGCACACCGGGAGACCCGTGCCCTGCTCCCCCCACACCCTGCTGCAGACCCACGGGGCCAGGGACAGGCACTGACACAGACTGGATTCTGCAGGCCCTCCCAGGCCACCACGTCTTCCTTCCAGCcctactgaagaagaagaagagctgcgGGCGTCCCCTAACCACAGAACACGCCATGAGCGCTCCCGCAGGGCTAGCAATCCTGCTTCTTGCTTCCCAGAACCTCCCAATGCTTTTGTGCTTTGCTGGTTCATCCATTTGTCAAGTTGGCAAGGCCTCGGGGtgcccaggcagggccaggcCAGGGACTTTCTGGGCACAGCCACCTTGGTTCTGTGGGTGGGAATCTCGGGTTTtagaggggtgttgttgttttttttcctttgaagagattgcactttcccccccttcccccgagaacccagctcccaccagccccagaggGAGTCAGAAGCTGCACTCCCTGTTTACCTTCCTTGCAGTAGGCCTGGCTGC is from Lacerta agilis isolate rLacAgi1 chromosome 2, rLacAgi1.pri, whole genome shotgun sequence and encodes:
- the RBFOX3 gene encoding RNA binding protein fox-1 homolog 3 isoform X9, with protein sequence MAQPYPPATYPPPPQNGIPAEYAPPPHPHPAQDYSGQSTVPEHALTLYTPAQSHTEQPGTDASTQSIAGTQTVPHTDEAAQTDNQTLHPPECGSDKQQPKRLHVSNIPFRFRDPDLRQMFGQFGKILDVEIIFNERGSKGFGFVTFETSADADRAREKLNGTIVEGRKIEVNNATARVMTNKKAANPYTNGWKLNPVVGTVYGPEFYAVTGFPYPATGTAVAYRGAHLRGRGRTVYNTFRAAPPPPPIPAYGAVVYQDGFYGAEIYGGYAAYRYAQPAAAAAAYSDRVGNSATPQFLTLPPVFAPSYGRVYAAADPYHHTIGPAATYSIGTMQSNKTVTKLNEPTKQLQN